Genomic window (Staphylococcus debuckii):
CTGGTACAAGCGGAATAATTCCCGGCACAATAAAAATAATAACCGGTTGGAAATACCGTTTACTCATTGCATGACTCATAATCGCTAAAATAAAACTTCCTAGAAATGAGGCTGCAACTTTACCAGTGTTCATATCCATCGCAATGACATAAATAATCCATCCCATAGCTCCAACGAAACCGCAAGCAGGCAGCAATTTACGCGGCGCATTAAAGAGTATTGAAAATAGTAAAGTAGAACAAAAACTGATTAAAAATTGAAAGATATATTGAAACAACATATTTTCAAACACGCCTTTCTAAAAGAATAGTAAAATAATTGCTACACCTGCACCGATAGCAAATGCAGTTAAAGCAGCTTCCATGCCGCGGGACATTCCTGCCAGCAATTCACCAGCCATTAAATCGCGGATTGCATTGGTAATCAAGATCCCTGGGACTAACGGCATTACACCAGCAATGGTGATAATATCTTGGTTTACAGATAATCCAAGTTTATGGGTGACCGCAGCCACGCCTATTACTACAATGGCACTTATAAATTCAGAGAAGAAT
Coding sequences:
- a CDS encoding threonine/serine exporter family protein, translated to MFQYIFQFLISFCSTLLFSILFNAPRKLLPACGFVGAMGWIIYVIAMDMNTGKVAASFLGSFILAIMSHAMSKRYFQPVIIFIVPGIIPLVPGGAAYEATRFLVTNQYTHAVNTFLEVTLISGAIAFGILCAEIAYHTYNRILANYGKMKGKSYHKPFNMNNRS